The following is a genomic window from Mycolicibacterium sp. TY81.
AACGCGGGCATGGTCTGGGTCAACGACCACCACCGCCTGGAACCGTCCCTCCCCTGGGGCGGCATCAAGGAATCCGGTTCCGGAAAAGACGCCGGCACAGAGTCGTTCGACGACTTCTCCTGGGTCAAGACGATCGTGGTGCGCACCGCTGCCGAGCCCGTCGACTGGTACGGCGGGCAGCCCCAGCGCCGCCTCAACTGACCCACTTCCGACGGCCCGAAAGGCACACCCATGTCCGCAGCACGCTGGCATCACGACATCACCCGAACGCAATGGCTGGTCCTGGCGGGCACCACGCTGGGCTGGGGCCTGGATGGCTTCGCCGGTAGCCTCTATGTCCTCGTCCTCGGCCCCGCCATGAACGAGCTGCTCCCGAACAGCGGCATCGATACCGATGCCGCGGCCATCGGGTTCTACGGCGGCCTGACCGTCGCGCTCTTCCTCATCGGATGGGCGACCGGCGGAATACTTTTCGGCATACTCGCCGACTATTTCGGCCGTACCCGGGTGTTGTCGGCGGGCATCCTCACCTACGCGGCGTTCAGCGCGCTCGCCTTCTTCGCCGACACGTGGTGGCAGCTGGGCGTCCTGCGATTCATCGCAGGCCTCGGATCAGGTGTCGAGGCACCGGTGGGTGCCGCTCTGATCGCCGAGACCTGGCGCAACCGATTCCGGGCCCGCGCCGGCGGCGTGATGATGGCCGGATACGCCGGTGGCTTCTTCATGGCGGCCGCCGCCTATGCACTGCTGGGTGACCACGGCTGGCGCGCCATGATGCTGCTCGCCGGCATCCCGGCCCTGGTGGTGTGGTTCATCCGCCGCTACGTACCCGAGCCACCCGAGATCGGCGCCCACTTGCAAGCACGTCGGGAGCGGAAAGCACTGGGCCACAATCACGTCCACGATCGATTCGTGCTGCGACGCCTGTTCAGCCCGCCACTACTGCACCCCATGCTGGTCTGCACCGCACTGGCCACCGGAGCGCTGATCGCGTTCTGGAGCGTGTCGACGTGGTACCCGCAGATCATCCGGCAGGCGACCAAGGCCGAAGGCCTCCCTTCCGGCGTGGCCGATCACCGGGTCGCGGTGGCCGCGAT
Proteins encoded in this region:
- a CDS encoding MFS transporter, with product MSAARWHHDITRTQWLVLAGTTLGWGLDGFAGSLYVLVLGPAMNELLPNSGIDTDAAAIGFYGGLTVALFLIGWATGGILFGILADYFGRTRVLSAGILTYAAFSALAFFADTWWQLGVLRFIAGLGSGVEAPVGAALIAETWRNRFRARAGGVMMAGYAGGFFMAAAAYALLGDHGWRAMMLLAGIPALVVWFIRRYVPEPPEIGAHLQARRERKALGHNHVHDRFVLRRLFSPPLLHPMLVCTALATGALIAFWSVSTWYPQIIRQATKAEGLPSGVADHRVAVAAMLFNAGGIIGYAAWGFVADAIGRRNAFAISFTVSAATIAWTFPFDRSHTELLIAMPLLGFGLFGALSGTFIYGPELFPPSVRATALAVCNSVGRYVTALGPLTAGVIASSWFDGNLGVATASVSAVGLIAVIGLAFARETRGEPMPVDHPTTHTTRLSEKSAS